In Pseudomonas sp. MYb327, one DNA window encodes the following:
- a CDS encoding amidohydrolase: protein MPDTPADLILYNGRLHTVDRKKPQASAVAIKDGHFVVVGSDAQAMALQGPATKIVDLHGRTVIPGLNDSHLHLIRGGLNYNLELRWEGVPSLVDALRMLKEQADRTPTPQWVRVVGGWNEFQFAEKRLPTLDELNKAAPDTPVFVLHLYDRALLNRAALKVVGYTRDTPNPPGGEIQRDTNGDPTGMLIARPNAMILYSTLAKGPKLPLEYQVNSTRQFMRELNRLGLTSAIDAGGGYQNYPDDYQVIQQLAKDQQLTVRIAYNLFTQKPKEELSDFKNWTSTSHYGQGDDFLRHNGAGEMLVFSAADFEDFLEPRPDLPASMEQDLEPVVRHLVEQRWPFRLHATYNESISRMLDVFEKVNRDIPFDGLPWFFDHAETITPQNIERVKALGGGIAIQDRMAFQGEYFVDRYGAKAAETTPPIARMLAEGVPVGAGTDATRVSSYNPWTSLYWLVSGRTVGGLELYPQGLSRDTALELFTHGSAWFSSEQGKKGQIKVGQLADLIALSADYFHIEDEGIKSIESVLTIVDGKVVYGSAEFEKLGPPPIPVVPEWSPVVNVPGHWKPLAPLTAQVHQCVGACAVHAHSHERARLSNAPVSDFQGFWGAFGCSCFAF from the coding sequence ATGCCCGACACCCCCGCCGACCTCATTCTGTACAACGGACGCCTGCACACCGTTGACCGCAAAAAGCCCCAGGCCAGTGCCGTGGCGATCAAGGACGGACACTTCGTGGTGGTCGGCAGTGATGCCCAGGCCATGGCCCTGCAAGGTCCAGCCACAAAAATCGTTGACCTGCACGGACGCACCGTAATCCCCGGCCTCAACGACTCACACTTGCACCTGATCCGTGGCGGTCTCAACTACAACCTCGAACTGCGCTGGGAAGGCGTGCCGTCGCTGGTCGACGCCTTGCGCATGCTCAAGGAGCAGGCCGACCGCACGCCCACGCCGCAATGGGTGCGGGTTGTTGGTGGCTGGAACGAGTTCCAGTTCGCCGAAAAACGCCTGCCGACCCTCGACGAACTGAACAAGGCCGCGCCGGACACGCCCGTGTTTGTCCTGCATCTCTATGACCGCGCCCTGCTCAACCGAGCGGCACTGAAAGTGGTGGGTTATACCCGCGACACGCCGAACCCGCCGGGCGGGGAAATCCAGCGCGACACCAATGGCGATCCGACCGGCATGCTGATCGCCCGACCCAACGCGATGATTCTGTATTCGACCCTGGCCAAGGGACCGAAGCTGCCGCTGGAATATCAGGTCAACTCGACACGACAGTTCATGCGCGAACTCAATCGCCTGGGCCTAACCAGCGCTATCGATGCCGGCGGCGGTTATCAGAACTACCCGGACGACTATCAGGTCATCCAGCAACTGGCCAAAGACCAACAGCTCACGGTGCGCATTGCCTACAACCTGTTTACGCAGAAACCCAAGGAAGAGCTGAGCGATTTCAAGAACTGGACCAGTACGTCGCACTACGGCCAGGGCGATGACTTCCTGCGGCACAACGGTGCCGGCGAAATGCTGGTGTTCTCCGCAGCTGATTTCGAGGATTTCCTCGAACCACGCCCGGACCTGCCAGCCAGCATGGAGCAGGACCTGGAACCGGTGGTTCGCCATTTGGTGGAACAGCGTTGGCCATTCCGTTTGCACGCCACCTACAACGAATCCATCAGCCGCATGCTCGACGTGTTCGAGAAGGTCAATCGCGACATTCCGTTTGATGGCTTGCCGTGGTTTTTCGACCACGCCGAAACCATCACCCCGCAGAACATCGAGCGCGTCAAAGCCCTTGGCGGCGGCATTGCGATTCAGGACCGCATGGCGTTCCAAGGCGAGTATTTTGTCGATCGCTACGGCGCCAAGGCTGCCGAAACCACTCCGCCGATTGCGCGCATGCTGGCCGAAGGCGTGCCGGTGGGCGCCGGCACCGATGCCACGCGGGTGTCGAGTTACAACCCATGGACTTCGCTGTATTGGCTGGTCAGTGGTCGCACCGTCGGCGGGCTGGAGCTGTATCCGCAAGGTCTGAGCCGCGACACCGCGCTGGAGCTGTTTACCCACGGCAGCGCCTGGTTCTCCTCCGAGCAAGGCAAGAAAGGCCAGATCAAGGTCGGGCAACTGGCGGATCTGATTGCGCTGTCGGCGGACTATTTCCACATCGAGGACGAAGGCATCAAAAGTATTGAATCGGTGCTGACTATTGTCGATGGCAAAGTCGTCTACGGTAGCGCCGAATTCGAAAAACTCGGTCCGCCGCCGATTCCGGTGGTGCCGGAGTGGTCGCCGGTTGTGAACGTCCCGGGTCACTGGAAACCATTGGCGCCGCTGACGGCGCAGGTTCATCAATGTGTCGGGGCGTGTGCGGTGCATGCGCACAGTCATGAGCGGGCGCGGTTGTCAAATGCGCCGGTGAGTGACTTCCAGGGCTTCTGGGGTGCGTTTGGCTGTTCCTGCTTCGCGTTTTGA